The following are from one region of the Methylophilus sp. DW102 genome:
- a CDS encoding TolC family protein, giving the protein MFHLVRGVNRSLLIAWLAACGVWLAQPALAEKMPASVAQHPTEHEDTVALNARLSLHEVLQQVVAIHPQQALLAAHQQMVNARKIMAKSWLPLAPSVGFSHQNDAWLSDRDEREWQAQMQIPIWLPGQREARSQVASLADNSLSQDQASLQQLAADLLRNAVWEIAMRRNELRLAESRRDTLRSIAEDVQKRFRAGEVARLEVMQTSQETLQAERLWITAQAELMHAQFRYQQLTGLNEMPARLEESLSSREGYTESPFWLAAQAKVKLAEGQRDLTMIEQRQNPTLTVNTRTMQGGFDSKFNSSMGLYVNIPLQSEVQRAPLIANAEQNIGDARMQLETLRRQLENSLHEAEHNLHVSRQELAVIEQQQAIASENFALARKAYRLGELDLNQLLRLQLLAFEAERSLSSQQLQVQWNIAKYNQAVGVLP; this is encoded by the coding sequence ATGTTTCATTTAGTTAGGGGAGTCAACCGCTCCCTGCTGATCGCCTGGCTTGCCGCCTGCGGCGTCTGGCTTGCGCAACCAGCGCTGGCCGAGAAAATGCCCGCCAGTGTCGCCCAGCATCCTACCGAGCACGAAGATACCGTGGCGCTCAATGCACGCCTGTCACTGCACGAGGTTTTGCAGCAGGTGGTGGCCATTCACCCGCAACAAGCCTTGCTGGCCGCGCATCAGCAAATGGTCAACGCACGCAAAATCATGGCAAAAAGCTGGTTGCCCCTGGCACCTAGCGTCGGTTTCTCTCATCAAAACGATGCCTGGCTGAGTGATCGCGATGAGCGCGAATGGCAAGCACAAATGCAAATCCCGATCTGGCTACCGGGGCAACGCGAAGCGCGTAGCCAGGTGGCCAGTTTGGCCGATAACAGCCTGTCACAGGACCAGGCCAGTCTGCAACAGCTGGCGGCAGACTTGTTGCGCAATGCGGTTTGGGAGATTGCCATGCGCCGTAACGAGTTGCGTCTGGCAGAAAGCAGACGCGACACCTTGCGCAGCATTGCCGAGGATGTGCAAAAACGCTTTCGGGCGGGAGAGGTGGCCAGACTCGAGGTGATGCAAACCAGCCAGGAAACCTTGCAGGCTGAGCGCTTGTGGATCACGGCACAGGCAGAACTCATGCATGCGCAATTCCGCTACCAGCAGTTGACCGGTCTGAATGAAATGCCAGCCCGCCTCGAAGAATCCCTCTCCAGCCGTGAAGGCTATACAGAATCCCCGTTTTGGCTGGCAGCCCAGGCAAAAGTCAAGCTGGCAGAAGGGCAGCGTGACCTGACCATGATAGAGCAGCGACAAAACCCGACGCTCACGGTGAACACGCGCACTATGCAAGGAGGGTTTGATAGCAAGTTCAATAGCAGCATGGGGCTTTATGTCAACATCCCGCTGCAAAGCGAAGTGCAGCGTGCGCCCCTGATTGCCAATGCAGAACAAAATATCGGCGATGCCCGCATGCAACTGGAAACCCTGCGCCGCCAGCTCGAAAACAGCCTGCACGAGGCTGAGCACAACCTGCATGTCAGCCGCCAGGAGCTCGCCGTCATCGAGCAACAACAAGCCATCGCCAGTGAAAATTTTGCGCTGGCACGCAAAGCCTATCGGCTGGGCGAGCTTGACCTCAACCAATTATTACGCCTGCAACTGCTGGCTTTTGAAGCTGAACGCAGTTTGAGCAGCCAGCAACTTCAAGTGCAATGGAATATCGCCAAATACAATCAGGCCGTAGGAGTCCTCCCATGA
- the glyQ gene encoding glycine--tRNA ligase subunit alpha: MVLTFQQIILKLQEYWDKQGCTLLQPYDMEVGAGTSHTATFLRALGPEPWKAAYVQPSRRPKDGRYGENPNRLQHYYQFQVVLKPAPANILELYLGSLEALGFNLKENDIRFVEDDWENPTLGAWGLGWEVWLNGMEVTQFTYFQQVGGINCKPITGEITYGLERLAMYLQGVENVYDLEYSPGVKYGDVFHQNEVEQSTYNFEHSDVDFLFTAFNAHEKQAKHLMEVKLALPAYEQVLKAAHTFNLLDARGAISVTERAAYIGRIRNLARAVAASYLDSRARLGFPMAPKAWADEVIAKLESEQAEQNKKAAA, translated from the coding sequence ATGGTACTGACCTTTCAACAAATTATTTTAAAGCTTCAGGAATACTGGGACAAACAAGGCTGCACTTTGTTGCAACCTTACGATATGGAAGTGGGCGCCGGTACCAGCCACACCGCAACTTTTTTGCGCGCCCTGGGCCCTGAGCCCTGGAAAGCCGCCTATGTGCAGCCTAGCCGCCGCCCCAAAGATGGTCGCTATGGCGAAAACCCAAACCGTTTGCAGCATTACTACCAATTTCAGGTGGTACTGAAGCCCGCCCCCGCCAATATCCTGGAGCTCTACCTCGGCTCACTTGAGGCACTGGGGTTTAATCTGAAAGAAAACGATATCCGTTTTGTCGAAGATGACTGGGAAAACCCGACGCTGGGCGCCTGGGGTCTGGGCTGGGAAGTCTGGCTCAACGGCATGGAAGTGACGCAATTCACCTATTTTCAGCAAGTAGGCGGTATTAACTGCAAACCCATCACCGGTGAGATTACCTATGGTCTGGAGCGGTTGGCCATGTATCTGCAAGGCGTGGAAAACGTCTATGACCTCGAATACTCGCCCGGCGTGAAATATGGCGATGTGTTCCACCAGAATGAAGTGGAACAATCGACTTATAACTTTGAGCATTCTGATGTGGATTTCCTGTTCACGGCCTTTAATGCACATGAGAAACAGGCCAAGCATTTGATGGAAGTGAAGCTGGCTCTGCCGGCGTACGAGCAAGTGCTCAAAGCCGCGCATACGTTTAACCTGCTGGATGCGCGGGGGGCGATTTCCGTCACCGAGCGCGCGGCTTATATTGGCCGTATCCGCAACCTGGCGCGCGCTGTGGCCGCCAGCTATCTCGATAGTCGCGCCCGTCTGGGCTTCCCGATGGCGCCTAAAGCCTGGGCGGATGAAGTCATCGCCAAACTGGAAAGCGAACAAGCCGAACAAAACAAGAAAGCCGCCGCATGA
- the glyS gene encoding glycine--tRNA ligase subunit beta: MSTRNLLVELFVEELPPKALKKLGESFSSVLAESLKASGLVAEGSVVTSFASPRRLAAHITQVSEKAADKQVAQKLMPATVGLDANGHATPALVKKLQALGENESAVAKLRKEHDGKADILFLDATQAGATLQEGLQKALDETLAKLPIPKVMTYQINDGWESVHFVRPAHGLVALHGDTVVPISTLGLTAGNTTQGHRFEAKNPVVTLTSADTYAQQLADEGAVIASFDARRAEITQQLQAAADKQGLKPIEDDALLDEVTALVERPNVLLGQFEEAFLAVPQECLILTMKANQKYFPLLDANGKLTNKFLIVSNINPADPSKVIGGNERVVRPRLADAKFFFDQDRKKTLESRLAGLGRVVYHNKLGSQGERNERVVAIATAIAQHIGGDGFVAKVAQAARLSKADLLTDMVGEFPELQGIMGRYYAQHEGLADDVAYAIEDHYRPRFAGDDLPRSQVGVVVALADKLETLVGLFSIGEKPTGDKDPFALRRQALGILRMLMETDLPLAFDQLIAQTLSVFHGDAEVAEAIQAFCFDRLAVNLRDQGATAQEVDAVLSLSPNQLAEVPRRLSAVQAFANLAEAPALAAANKRVSNILKKVEGDVKAEVNDSLLQEPAEKALYQALADTKPKADQLFEAGDYTASLQALAVLKAPVDTFFDEVMVNAEDPALKANRLGLLATLHQAMNRVADLSKLAS; encoded by the coding sequence ATGAGTACCCGCAATCTGTTAGTTGAATTATTTGTAGAAGAGCTGCCGCCCAAAGCACTGAAAAAACTGGGCGAGTCGTTTAGTAGTGTGCTGGCCGAGAGCTTGAAAGCTTCTGGCCTGGTGGCAGAAGGCAGTGTAGTCACCTCCTTTGCGTCACCCCGTCGTTTAGCCGCACATATCACACAGGTATCCGAAAAAGCGGCGGACAAGCAAGTCGCGCAGAAACTGATGCCAGCAACCGTTGGTCTTGATGCCAACGGGCATGCAACGCCGGCATTAGTGAAGAAGTTGCAGGCCTTGGGTGAGAATGAAAGCGCGGTTGCTAAATTGCGCAAGGAGCACGATGGCAAGGCCGATATTCTGTTTCTGGATGCCACTCAAGCGGGGGCGACCTTGCAAGAAGGCTTGCAAAAAGCGCTGGATGAAACGCTAGCCAAATTGCCTATTCCCAAAGTGATGACTTACCAGATCAATGATGGCTGGGAAAGTGTTCATTTTGTGCGGCCGGCGCATGGACTGGTCGCCTTGCATGGCGATACCGTCGTGCCGATTTCAACCCTGGGGTTGACGGCAGGCAACACCACGCAAGGGCACCGCTTTGAAGCGAAAAATCCGGTGGTGACGCTCACGTCTGCCGACACCTATGCGCAACAACTGGCGGATGAAGGGGCGGTGATTGCGAGTTTTGATGCCCGTCGTGCCGAGATTACGCAGCAATTGCAAGCTGCGGCTGACAAACAAGGCCTAAAGCCGATTGAAGACGACGCATTACTTGATGAGGTCACGGCGCTGGTGGAGCGCCCGAATGTATTGCTGGGCCAGTTTGAAGAAGCGTTTTTGGCGGTGCCGCAAGAGTGCCTGATCTTGACCATGAAGGCCAACCAGAAATACTTCCCGCTACTGGATGCCAACGGCAAGCTGACGAATAAATTTTTAATTGTGTCCAATATTAATCCGGCCGATCCAAGCAAGGTGATTGGCGGTAACGAGCGCGTGGTGCGTCCGCGTCTGGCCGATGCCAAGTTCTTCTTTGACCAGGATCGCAAAAAGACGCTGGAAAGCCGTCTGGCGGGCTTGGGGAGAGTGGTTTACCACAACAAGCTCGGCTCGCAAGGCGAGCGTAATGAGCGTGTGGTGGCGATTGCCACCGCCATTGCGCAACACATCGGCGGTGATGGCTTTGTCGCCAAAGTGGCACAAGCCGCGCGCTTGTCCAAGGCTGACCTGCTGACCGATATGGTCGGCGAGTTCCCTGAATTGCAAGGCATTATGGGCCGCTATTACGCCCAGCATGAAGGCTTGGCCGATGACGTGGCATATGCGATAGAAGACCACTACCGCCCACGCTTTGCCGGTGATGACTTACCACGCAGCCAGGTAGGTGTGGTGGTGGCGTTGGCAGATAAGCTGGAAACCCTGGTGGGCTTGTTCAGCATCGGCGAGAAGCCGACTGGCGATAAAGACCCGTTTGCCTTGCGCCGTCAGGCCCTGGGCATTTTGCGTATGCTGATGGAAACCGATTTGCCGTTGGCCTTTGACCAGTTAATCGCACAAACGCTGAGCGTCTTTCATGGGGATGCCGAGGTGGCAGAAGCCATCCAGGCTTTCTGCTTTGATCGTCTGGCGGTAAACCTGCGTGACCAGGGTGCGACTGCGCAAGAGGTGGATGCGGTATTGTCCTTGTCACCGAACCAGTTGGCAGAAGTGCCGCGCCGGTTAAGTGCCGTGCAAGCGTTTGCCAATTTGGCAGAAGCGCCTGCGCTGGCGGCTGCCAATAAGCGTGTGTCGAATATCCTCAAGAAAGTTGAAGGGGATGTTAAGGCCGAAGTGAACGACAGTTTGTTGCAAGAGCCGGCTGAAAAAGCCTTGTATCAGGCCCTGGCTGACACCAAGCCTAAAGCGGATCAGCTGTTTGAAGCAGGCGATTACACCGCTTCTTTACAGGCACTGGCCGTGCTTAAGGCGCCGGTGGATACCTTCTTTGATGAGGTCATGGTGAATGCCGAGGACCCTGCCTTGAAAGCCAATCGTCTGGGACTGCTGGCGACCTTGCATCAGGCCATGAACCGTGTGGCTGACTTGTCCAAGTTGGCCAGCTAA
- the gmhB gene encoding D-glycero-beta-D-manno-heptose 1,7-bisphosphate 7-phosphatase yields MKLVILDRDGVINRDSATFIKNPNEWIPIPGSLEAIALLNQHGYRVAVATNQSGIARGYFDMATLNAIHDKMHKALAQVGGRIDAVFYCPHAADAHCDCRKPKTGMLEEISRRFNVELTKVPGVGDALRDLQAFAKAGCQPYLVRTGKGEETYNLSEVPANTIVVADLAAAVQHIIAGDK; encoded by the coding sequence ATGAAACTCGTCATTCTTGATCGTGACGGCGTGATTAACCGCGACAGCGCGACCTTTATCAAAAATCCTAACGAATGGATTCCGATTCCGGGGAGCCTGGAGGCGATTGCGCTGCTCAACCAGCATGGCTATCGGGTGGCGGTGGCGACGAATCAGTCGGGCATCGCACGCGGCTATTTTGATATGGCCACGCTCAATGCCATTCACGACAAAATGCACAAAGCCTTGGCGCAAGTCGGTGGTCGTATTGACGCCGTCTTTTATTGCCCACATGCGGCCGATGCCCATTGTGACTGCCGCAAGCCCAAGACCGGCATGCTGGAAGAAATCAGCCGCCGTTTTAATGTTGAGCTGACCAAAGTGCCAGGCGTGGGCGATGCCTTGCGAGACTTGCAGGCCTTCGCCAAAGCCGGTTGCCAGCCTTACCTGGTCCGCACCGGCAAGGGCGAAGAAACCTATAACTTGTCCGAAGTGCCTGCAAACACGATTGTGGTGGCTGATTTGGCCGCTGCGGTACAGCACATCATCGCCGGGGACAAGTAA
- a CDS encoding lysophospholipid acyltransferase family protein codes for MQTVLLYVRAWLFYVGLFVLTIPFSLLAILLIPLPAVTRSRWVSGWAHAVMWWLKVTCNLRYEVSGREHIPATPSIILAKHQSAWETIALQTILPPQVWVLKRELLMIPFFGWGLWAVGSIPIDRSSGREALKKLVNHGKDRLKRGLWVVIFPEGTRTAPGARAKYHIGGAWLASHTQTAVLPVAHNAGRYWRKNSILKYPGVIQVVIGPAIATNGLKPDALNQQVETWIETEMQHL; via the coding sequence ATGCAAACGGTGCTGCTATATGTGCGGGCCTGGCTGTTTTATGTTGGCCTGTTTGTGCTGACCATTCCATTTTCATTGTTGGCAATCTTGCTGATTCCGCTGCCCGCGGTGACGCGTTCACGCTGGGTCAGTGGTTGGGCGCATGCGGTGATGTGGTGGCTGAAGGTCACCTGCAATCTGCGTTATGAAGTCAGTGGCCGCGAGCATATCCCGGCCACGCCCAGTATTATTCTGGCAAAACATCAATCTGCCTGGGAGACCATTGCCCTGCAAACCATTTTGCCGCCGCAAGTGTGGGTGCTCAAAAGAGAGTTGCTCATGATCCCGTTTTTTGGCTGGGGTTTGTGGGCGGTGGGCTCGATTCCGATTGACCGCAGCAGTGGCCGCGAAGCGCTGAAGAAATTAGTGAATCACGGCAAAGACCGGCTCAAGCGTGGCTTGTGGGTGGTGATTTTTCCGGAAGGCACACGTACCGCCCCCGGTGCCCGCGCCAAGTATCATATTGGTGGCGCCTGGCTGGCGAGCCATACCCAAACCGCGGTGTTGCCGGTGGCGCACAATGCAGGCCGCTACTGGCGTAAAAACTCCATCCTTAAATATCCAGGCGTGATTCAGGTGGTGATCGGCCCAGCCATCGCCACCAACGGCCTCAAGCCGGATGCACTGAATCAGCAAGTCGAAACATGGATTGAAACGGAGATGCAGCATCTGTGA
- a CDS encoding SprT family zinc-dependent metalloprotease, whose protein sequence is MITQQLQLPNGQTIAYQLDLRARRTIGLKITAEGLVVHAPKRISTSQLQQVLQEKSSWIQQKLALREANQVAPMQWLDGEPLLFMGQDIVLTLIAHPTSKAVTLEGDKLLVRSPYINNPDWVARKVLQWYAQQALPDFKRRVALIAAQMGEQVSGVGLSNAKSRWGSCNSRKQIRLNWRLIQAPPHVIQYVVCHEMAHLKEMNHSARFYAVQASLFPQYEHAEKALKALSPILHRMA, encoded by the coding sequence GTGATCACGCAGCAGTTGCAACTGCCAAATGGGCAAACGATTGCTTACCAGCTGGATCTGCGGGCACGTAGAACCATAGGCCTTAAAATCACGGCCGAGGGCTTGGTGGTCCATGCGCCCAAGCGCATTTCTACCTCGCAATTGCAGCAAGTTTTGCAGGAAAAATCCAGCTGGATACAGCAAAAGCTGGCTCTGCGTGAGGCCAACCAAGTGGCCCCCATGCAATGGCTGGATGGTGAGCCGCTGTTGTTTATGGGCCAGGATATTGTGCTGACCCTAATTGCGCATCCCACCAGCAAGGCAGTCACGCTCGAAGGTGACAAGTTGCTGGTCCGTTCACCTTATATCAACAATCCCGACTGGGTCGCGCGCAAAGTGCTGCAATGGTATGCGCAGCAGGCTTTGCCTGATTTTAAACGCCGCGTTGCCTTAATTGCCGCCCAAATGGGCGAGCAGGTGAGCGGTGTCGGACTTTCCAATGCCAAGTCACGCTGGGGCAGTTGCAATAGCCGCAAGCAGATTCGCCTGAACTGGCGCTTGATCCAGGCGCCGCCGCATGTGATTCAATATGTGGTGTGTCATGAAATGGCGCATCTGAAAGAAATGAATCATTCAGCCAGGTTTTATGCGGTGCAGGCCAGTTTGTTTCCGCAATACGAACATGCCGAGAAGGCGTTAAAGGCCCTGTCGCCTATCCTGCATCGCATGGCTTGA
- a CDS encoding DMT family transporter, protein MTDTSHATLTPYTLGLLLLPPLLWAGNFIAGRAVSHEVPPVALSLIRWGLAFLCLLPFAIKPFLRDRVHYLNYRWHVLGTAMTGVLAFNLLVYWGLHSTSATNGIILNSFIPFLVAIFGGLFYQQRLSTRQLLGLLISLIGVLTVVSHGDIQVLRSLAFAPGDMIIFVAMICWALFTLWLKQIPAFIDRTGLMLCQVLIALILLLPLYIWEKQTAVTTVDHIQTVWSLLYIGIFPSVIAFLAYAKAVTLVGSVRASVFIHAMPIFGSLLSSVLLSEPFHGYQLAGMLTIFCGIGLANTGKPH, encoded by the coding sequence ATGACAGACACATCGCACGCCACTCTTACCCCATATACACTGGGGCTGTTACTTCTCCCGCCCCTGCTTTGGGCAGGTAACTTTATCGCAGGCCGCGCCGTCAGCCATGAGGTGCCGCCCGTTGCTTTATCCCTGATCCGCTGGGGCCTGGCGTTTTTATGCTTGCTCCCTTTTGCGATCAAACCGTTTTTGCGTGACCGCGTCCACTACCTAAATTACCGCTGGCATGTGCTAGGGACCGCAATGACGGGCGTACTTGCATTTAATCTGCTGGTGTACTGGGGCTTGCATAGCACCAGCGCAACCAACGGGATTATCCTGAATTCGTTTATTCCCTTTCTAGTCGCAATCTTTGGCGGGTTGTTTTATCAGCAACGCTTATCGACCCGTCAATTGCTCGGGCTACTGATTTCATTGATCGGCGTCCTGACGGTCGTCTCGCATGGCGATATACAAGTGCTGCGATCGCTGGCATTTGCTCCTGGCGATATGATTATTTTTGTCGCCATGATCTGCTGGGCGTTGTTTACCTTGTGGCTAAAACAGATTCCAGCGTTTATTGACCGCACCGGGCTCATGCTATGCCAGGTCCTGATTGCGCTGATTTTATTGTTACCGCTCTATATTTGGGAGAAGCAGACCGCCGTGACAACGGTAGACCATATACAAACGGTCTGGTCACTGCTTTATATTGGGATTTTTCCTTCGGTGATTGCTTTCCTGGCTTATGCCAAGGCTGTCACATTGGTCGGCTCGGTGCGCGCCAGCGTGTTTATTCATGCCATGCCGATTTTTGGCTCATTACTCTCCAGCGTATTATTGAGCGAACCCTTTCATGGCTACCAACTGGCAGGCATGCTGACGATCTTTTGTGGTATTGGGCTGGCGAACACAGGCAAGCCTCACTAA
- a CDS encoding efflux transporter outer membrane subunit has translation MNKSRYPIVIASLLLAGCINMQPNYERPAAPIPAQWQPSSGQAKLTGDTLSAELGWEQFFTDNELKKLIRQALENNRDLRVASLNIEKARAQYQIQRAALFPKVNGTVSGTNQRMMLNLPTGPMTFNSHQYSANLGFSSYEMDFFGRISSLRDQAVYQYLSTEEAKRSAQISLVSEVANAYLTLAADSENLALARETLRTQQATFDLSKRQLALGSINELTLRQVETSVESARVNVAKYMTQVDQDRNALALLVGEPPNINLEQVNNLQAVSQTASLPDGLPSTVLQNRPDVLEAERTLQANNANIGAARAAFFPTISLTASAGLASPELGSLFSGNNHVWSFAPQIVLPIFNGGLNKANLKVAEVSREISVAQYEKAIQTAFKEVSDALALRATLEEQLSAQTAQVNATQRSFVLSRARFEKGLDSYLTVLDAQRSYYAAQQNLISVRLSEVSNQVTLYKVLGGGAF, from the coding sequence ATGAATAAATCACGCTATCCCATTGTGATTGCCAGCCTGCTGCTGGCAGGCTGCATCAACATGCAACCCAACTATGAAAGGCCTGCCGCACCGATTCCTGCACAATGGCAGCCATCGTCAGGCCAAGCAAAACTGACGGGAGACACACTCTCGGCTGAATTGGGCTGGGAGCAATTTTTTACCGACAACGAATTGAAAAAGTTGATCCGGCAGGCGCTGGAAAACAACCGTGACTTAAGGGTCGCCTCGCTCAATATCGAAAAGGCGCGTGCCCAATATCAGATCCAGCGGGCGGCCCTGTTTCCCAAGGTGAATGGCACGGTCAGCGGGACCAATCAACGGATGATGCTGAACTTGCCGACCGGACCCATGACATTTAACAGCCACCAGTATTCGGCAAACCTGGGATTCTCTTCCTATGAGATGGACTTTTTCGGGCGCATCAGCAGCCTGCGCGATCAGGCCGTGTATCAATACCTGTCAACAGAAGAGGCCAAGAGAAGCGCCCAGATCAGCCTGGTGTCTGAGGTGGCGAACGCCTACCTGACATTGGCCGCAGATAGTGAAAACCTGGCGCTGGCACGGGAAACCTTGCGCACCCAACAGGCGACTTTCGACTTGAGTAAACGGCAACTGGCTTTGGGCAGTATCAATGAGCTGACGCTGCGGCAAGTGGAAACCAGCGTGGAATCTGCCCGCGTCAATGTCGCCAAATATATGACCCAGGTAGACCAGGATAGAAACGCGCTGGCACTACTGGTGGGTGAGCCTCCGAATATCAATCTTGAACAGGTGAACAATTTGCAGGCCGTCTCCCAAACCGCCAGCCTGCCTGATGGCCTTCCCTCTACGGTCTTGCAGAACAGGCCGGACGTGCTGGAAGCAGAGCGCACGCTTCAGGCCAATAACGCCAATATTGGTGCGGCCAGAGCAGCCTTCTTTCCGACCATTTCATTGACGGCATCCGCCGGTTTGGCCAGCCCGGAGTTGGGGAGCCTGTTTAGCGGCAATAACCATGTCTGGAGTTTTGCACCGCAAATCGTACTGCCCATCTTCAATGGTGGGTTAAACAAGGCCAACCTGAAGGTTGCCGAAGTCAGCCGGGAGATTAGCGTGGCGCAATATGAAAAAGCGATTCAAACCGCGTTCAAAGAGGTCTCTGACGCGCTGGCATTGCGTGCCACGCTGGAAGAACAATTGTCGGCACAAACGGCACAGGTGAATGCCACGCAAAGAAGCTTTGTACTATCACGCGCCAGATTCGAGAAAGGCCTGGATAGTTACCTGACGGTACTGGATGCGCAACGTAGCTACTACGCTGCGCAACAGAATCTCATCAGCGTCAGGCTGTCGGAAGTCTCCAATCAGGTGACCTTATATAAAGTCCTGGGGGGCGGCGCATTCTGA